The genomic DNA AAAGCTTCACAACCATTGGTTGACTAATGACTAGAGTTAGTCTAATGCAGAGCATAATGCCATGAAAACTTGAATATTTCTAAAAGAACCTTATGTTCTTGTTTAGGAAAATGTACATGTCCACATTATCATGGCTCATTCTGCTGCGTTTCTTGGACACAAGTTCTCCAGCAAGTGAGAAAACGCGTTCTGAAGGCACACTGCTTGCCTGTACAGAGAGTATCGCTTTGGCTAGCTTTGAAATCCTTGGAAAGAACATTTCATTCTTTTGCCACCATTGTAGAGTGGTTAGGTTGCTGTCAGAATCATTAACTTGACAGTTCAAATAACTTTCAATTTCTGCTTGCATTTGGTCTTTAGATTCAGTTTTGCTTACCCCTGTGCAAACAACATCTTCCAGCCAATCTTCATAGTCTAAagatttaatcttttttttagGTGGCTGATCAGTATCAGTAGACTGAGATTCAGTGACGTCAATCAGGTTATGAACCAAGTTTTCCTCTGACGGTTGATCGAGTTGAGGCTCCAGTTCGAGTCTAGGAAGATCAGGCAAAGGTTGTGGTTGTAGTTGTACTGAGTTATTTGGAAGCACCGCTGGGACATTTGTTTCATCAGTTTTTTCTTGTTTAATGCTAATTGTAATGCactttaagtttgatttcagtAACTCTTCTGCTTCTGCCTTTTTTGAAGgacaaaaatcaaaatctttTGTGTATGGACTCAAGATGCATCCTAAGAGAGCGATGCTTTGGTCTTCTACCTCAGTTCTGGCATTGAGCTGGTCAGACATTCTTTTCTTCATGGCCTTTATAACTGGTGGGTCATCATTGGCTTCTTCAAGAGACCGCTTTAACTTTGTGATGGCAGGAAGTACTTTGTTGATAGTTGGGGTTTTCTCTGAACACACAATAGTAGTTACTTTTTGAAAAGGTCTTAACAAAGTAACTATCCTTTCTGCTAGGAGAGACTCCTCAAATGTGAACAAACAGTTCTGAACTGTGGTCTTAATATGCTTTGATGCTGACTCATCTGTTGCCACAGCCATGAGGGCAGGCATCTGCTCCAACAGCCTTTCCAACATGTCTAGGGTGGAATTCCACCGAGTAACCACATCAGTGATTAACTTGTGCCCTATTCctttcatttgcaaaattttctGCTTCTCCATAAGCTTGTCATTTGCACTGGTAGATGTATGGAAAAATGTTACTAGTTTGCGTCCTTTGCCTACTAATCTTCCAACTTCATTTACTTGCAATGCATTTTTTACAATGAGATTTAGTCTATGCCCATAACATCCAAAGCGTTGCCACTTGAGTATCCTAAATGCTTTCTGTTCGTTGGCAGCGTTATCGGTAGTTGCGATGCACACAGGCAAGGCCCACTTTGTCTTAACTTCTGTAAGAGAAGCGGCAATATTTTCAGCAGTGTGCGAACCTTCAACTTTAATTGTTCCCAGAACAGCAGACTGAAGTTCCCAATTATTGTCAATGAAGTGTACGGTTGTTGTGTTAAAACTTTCTGTGGCTAAACTAGTCCAACTGTCGTGAGTTATTGCTACCCCTTCGCAGTTCCTTATTTCCATTGACAGCTTTTGTTCAATTTCATCTTTCTTTTGCATTAGCCAACCCATTAGAGTTCTTCTACTAGGAAGCAAAtatctgaaaatgaaaataatattatttaatgaaaatgagCAACAATCTGTCaatttgaataacaaaatgGACAGAACTTTGAGGCTTTGAGCCCATAATTATTAACTTGAACATGCAATTAAGTGAATGAACTGACCAATGAGTTTTACTTAGAAACTATTCGaagtttttttaatgtattatgGTCAGCCCTGGCCGCTCAACAGACTGCTAGGCTGATTTGTGAGTGTTACATTACAGTGATTAATGAATACAGaatttaaaacacaaattgaaattgaaacacATGTACCTTGGTTCTAATGCATGAACAAAGTTTTTGAAGAAAACGTTGTCCACAAGGCTGAAGGGAAGTACTTTGCCTGCCATCATCTTCATTAGAGACTGATCTACTTCCTTTTTCCTTTCAGCTCCAAGCTTGTTGTTAGATTTCATTCCTACCATCTGATGCAAAGTTGTCTGGAATGTCTGCTTGGTTGAACCTGAAGCATCTCTATTGcctaattttgttaatttatctttttgtttGCAGACTCGAGTGTCATGTAGTTTGTGTTCGTTGTCAATATGACTCTGGAAATTTGTTGTGTTTCCTGTAATAAAGAACAAATTTTTTACCGTTGTTTCTACTAATgagattttattaaaaatgtttacaaaaatgCTAATAAtccacatatttttttctatcacCATGGAACAACAGTGAATATTATGACATGTTAATAATGTATAAGTAGTActtttattacattatgtagTATCATTACTGTATTTGATTCATTAGTTTTATGTTGTACAACAGACTAAAGTACAGACGTAATATAAACGCAGGCTAAAAACCCCGTACACGACTACACGTACAACTAGATTATGCCAGTAAATATGTAGGTTCCGTGTGAATAATGAATTCATGAGAGTTAAGTAGTTTCGATAAGTTGAAAGTCTACTATCAACATTGAACCATATCTAAACCTACCTGTGTTCTTGTACACCTTCCTACAGAGCCGACATATTGCTTGGTTCATGTTGAGATTGCTTTTTGTCGGCGGCAAATTATCAGACATTTTAAGAAATCCGAAGTATTTCCATACTTCGCTTTTGGCTTTACTTCCGGGATGAGGGTATATTGTCTTGTTTTCCAACACTGACAGCAGttcattgtcagctttaagtggTTTTGTATCATCCTTAGCGCAGTCACCATCCACATGCGCCGCCATATGCAATGGTTTTAAATGCTTAGAGTAGTCCCCCTTCGGTCGCGTTCGAATAGTTATTCATGGGTGCGTTCGGTTGAACTTTATCCGATTAATCGGTTACGGGAAACAAGAACCGATCATCGACATCGGAAGGCTCTAACAAGTCGTCAATCGATTATATCCGATGATCGACCCACCActataattgattaattaaattttattcaaatagaAAAATTGGTATATTTCTCTaatgtgaaatatgtttaataacaataaaaattttGTTGACTGTCCACTAAACACTTATCTATTTCACAACAGGCTGTATTTGGTGGTGTCTCACTTAAACTAAAAGAAATATCAGACACAAGATGGTTGTCACATGAGATGGCAGTTACTGCTGTCCGCAGATGTCTCCCTTCACTCATTACAAGTCTGGAGCGTGAGGCTGCAGATAGAAACGATGCCACAGCAGCTGGATTGGCAACATTCTGCAAGGACCCTCGTTTCCTGTGCACCATCTCCATGCTGTGAGTGATGTACTGCCACATTTATGCCGCCTATCCAAGGTTTTCCAGAAAGCCCAGGTTGATTTTACTCTGGTGGACCCAATGGTATCTTCAACCCAAATGACACTTCTGCGGATGATGGAAAACCCTGGAGAGTTCTTTAGAGCGACCTTCCTAACCAGATTGAATCACTAAAGGAGTTTGGTATAAGAGGAGGAGAGAATGACATCACAGCATTTAAAGAAGGGGTAAGTTCCTAGAAGATTGCAATGATTCATAggaaagaaatgaaaatactgATGCCTGAATCAAAATTTGACAAAGAGTAATTATATCAAGAATGAAGTCAGTTAATGTGCTTTTGATACATTTATTGTCTGCAAAACAACATTGTGATATGAAATagaattgtaaatatttgttaaaaattaatgTCACTTTTCCAGGTCTTCCAGAAATACCTAGACAATGTAGTTAACAATCTACATGAGAGATTTCCTGACAATAATATTCTGGAGGCATTGACCATCTTCGACCCAGAGTTGATGGACAAGGGAGATCCCACTTTTTATGAGGCTGTTCATTTCCAAAAGCTTCAGGTAGTTATATCCATATTTGTTTGATCATGTAATTGTCAGAAATTTACcaacaaacacatttttattcAAGCTTGGCACAGTACTTTTCATATGAAATGGTAAACACTAAATAAACAT from Argopecten irradians isolate NY unplaced genomic scaffold, Ai_NY scaffold_0861, whole genome shotgun sequence includes the following:
- the LOC138313708 gene encoding E3 SUMO-protein ligase ZBED1-like; protein product: MAAHVDGDCAKDDTKPLKADNELLSVLENKTIYPHPGSKAKSEVWKYFGFLKMSDNLPPTKSNLNMNQAICRLCRKVYKNTGNTTNFQSHIDNEHKLHDTRVCKQKDKLTKLGNRDASGSTKQTFQTTLHQMVGMKSNNKLGAERKKEVDQSLMKMMAGKVLPFSLVDNVFFKNFVHALEPRYLLPSRRTLMGWLMQKKDEIEQKLSMEIRNCEGVAITHDSWTSLATESFNTTTVHFIDNNWELQSAVLGTIKVEGSHTAENIAASLTEVKTKWALPVCIATTDNAANEQKAFRILKWQRFGCYGHRLNLIVKNALQVNEVGRLVGKGRKLVTFFHTSTSANDKLMEKQKILQMKGIGHKLITDVVTRWNSTLDMLERLLEQMPALMAVATDESASKHIKTTVQNCLFTFEESLLAERIVTLLRPFQKVTTIVCSEKTPTINKVLPAITKLKRSLEEANDDPPVIKAMKKRMSDQLNARTEVEDQSIALLGCILSPYTKDFDFCPSKKAEAEELLKSNLKCITISIKQEKTDETNVPAVLPNNSVQLQPQPLPDLPRLELEPQLDQPSEENLVHNLIDVTESQSTDTDQPPKKKIKSLDYEDWLEDVVCTGVSKTESKDQMQAEIESYLNCQVNDSDSNLTTLQWWQKNEMFFPRISKLAKAILSVQASSVPSERVFSLAGELVSKKRSRMSHDNVDMYIFLNKNIRFF